From a region of the Paenibacillus sp. FSL R10-2734 genome:
- a CDS encoding histidine kinase: MSLLKFIRNIRLRQKLLLSYVIVIFLPTIVLGLYAYQSSKTSLKNQVQQSADNEARRLALEISYRLQRQDVSMKSIVFHPALLDLMSNPDQDLYAQFKTLNDKIEPIFFNLMYMVGDMTEIMLYSENRQSELGNFISPSSAVKDKDWYVATKGSETTKWWFEDGELFATRVIRNIDLQIVSAELYVRFDYNKIFGDFIGKMNEGKGIIITDQKNQPVLTEHVEQMNDVQLQSLSRSGTSKVSLGGESYLVINKDIPQTDWVLHYLVSDDQYNTGIRNILSATGIIVLICMVFLSIIIFLFSETLLRGIEKLNTKMKMVENGDLTVVVSTNSKDEIGQLTDRFGSMLKQINQLISEVYQTKVTQKSAELKALQAQINPHFLYNSLSLINSKALRIDAQEISDLVNNLSSYYRTTLNKGKQIIAIQDEWTNVQAYIHIQLAMHNSRFDVEFDADNKVFEFEMIHLILQPIVENAIMHGIDLKREGRGKLILRASLDGEDIVFVVEDNGVGMEPYMIARILEHESSGYGIKNVQERLQLLFGSQYGININSQPGIGTSVIVRIPQYRHISDEDL; the protein is encoded by the coding sequence ATGAGTCTGCTCAAATTTATTCGTAATATCCGCCTGCGTCAGAAATTATTGCTTTCTTATGTGATTGTCATCTTCTTGCCAACGATTGTACTGGGTTTGTATGCCTACCAAAGTTCCAAAACTTCATTGAAAAACCAGGTTCAACAAAGCGCGGACAACGAGGCGAGGAGGCTTGCACTAGAGATCAGTTACCGTCTTCAGAGACAGGATGTATCTATGAAATCGATTGTATTCCATCCTGCGCTTCTTGATTTAATGAGTAATCCTGATCAGGATTTGTATGCTCAATTTAAGACGTTGAATGATAAGATTGAACCTATTTTTTTTAACTTGATGTATATGGTTGGGGATATGACTGAGATTATGTTGTATTCCGAGAATCGGCAATCTGAATTAGGAAACTTCATTTCGCCTTCTTCAGCAGTTAAGGATAAGGATTGGTATGTAGCGACAAAGGGTAGCGAGACCACCAAATGGTGGTTCGAAGATGGAGAATTGTTTGCCACACGAGTCATTCGCAATATCGATCTACAAATCGTGAGCGCTGAACTTTATGTCCGGTTTGATTACAATAAAATTTTTGGCGATTTCATTGGTAAGATGAATGAAGGGAAGGGCATCATTATTACCGATCAAAAGAATCAGCCCGTGCTAACAGAGCATGTGGAGCAAATGAATGATGTTCAGCTTCAATCCCTTTCAAGGAGTGGCACTTCAAAAGTAAGCTTAGGCGGCGAATCCTACCTAGTTATAAACAAAGATATTCCTCAAACCGATTGGGTCTTGCATTATTTAGTTTCCGATGATCAATACAATACAGGAATTCGTAATATATTAAGCGCCACGGGTATCATTGTGCTCATCTGTATGGTTTTCCTTAGTATCATTATCTTCTTGTTCTCAGAAACGCTATTAAGAGGAATCGAGAAACTTAACACCAAAATGAAAATGGTGGAAAATGGTGATCTTACGGTTGTAGTATCCACGAATTCCAAAGATGAAATCGGTCAGCTTACCGATCGTTTCGGTTCTATGCTTAAACAAATTAATCAACTCATTTCGGAAGTATATCAAACAAAAGTCACGCAAAAGTCGGCCGAACTCAAAGCGCTGCAAGCTCAGATCAATCCCCACTTTCTATATAATTCTTTATCTTTAATTAATTCCAAAGCGCTGCGAATCGATGCTCAAGAAATTAGTGACTTGGTAAATAACCTTTCTAGTTATTACAGAACGACTTTAAATAAAGGGAAGCAGATTATAGCGATTCAAGATGAATGGACTAACGTTCAAGCATACATACATATTCAATTAGCTATGCACAATTCAAGATTTGACGTAGAATTCGATGCGGACAACAAGGTATTTGAATTTGAAATGATTCATTTGATTTTACAGCCGATTGTTGAAAATGCGATTATGCATGGCATCGATCTGAAGCGGGAGGGGCGAGGTAAACTCATCCTGCGGGCAAGTCTCGACGGTGAGGATATTGTTTTTGTCGTGGAGGATAATGGCGTCGGTATGGAACCGTATATGATTGCGCGTATTCTTGAACATGAAAGTTCCGGCTATGGGATTAAAAATGTGCAAGAAAGATTACAGCTCTTATTTGGATCCCAGTACGGGATCAATATTAATAGTCAACCTGGGATTGGCACTTCCGTTATCGTACGCATACCGCAGTATCGTCACATAAGTGACGAAGATTTATGA
- a CDS encoding glycoside hydrolase domain-containing protein has product MFKRAMYTSICFMILVSTFFQGNAPSVHADSNNLDVWVENALKAVYRTSTIPANAGTTIDLVSAKNEYESEQIVVRGASDFEITGIEFSDLESPGNTISNSNLSYHFEEYVLEDTVKPNQYRPDLVGTEIYPLSEIPDPLSNDTSINVAANSTQPILITNYVPADAVPGFYNGIVTVKTTLGDYQVPNNVEVANAEIPQTSEANFVNYQWSMTNGFMIGGNPPEIVDDPLTQSSYDVGENYYGVETYSDKWFELMDNFAKTMTDYRQNMIWVRTDLLLNEKGTKMVSFKDGIPENIDWSLFDRYVQTFMDRGITHFANIHLIHALEQMPQSERPNNNNPQDPWKTSVPEFDSLPVTDAYLTNYLTALHDHLEEKGWLNGFTWYQHTKDEPNGASITNYMTYIARKIKEIVPDFKTLDADAGGTLMNETIKPYVDVWVPLTPVFQDKKNLYKAEQAAGKDLWVYTCDANPAPWLNRFWTQPILTGRLLFWNLSQEGVQGHLHWGWNVWYVPHYGDSTIVYPDKEHMTVKSSLRYEAQRDGLEEYELMHQLKQTNPGLAKRIADSAVNPSDPRKYTLDPKYISKLHDYLVKAAAGETMGDIPVPSSPYDGQDVPMTYMTDNATGEIIFGGEWFAKSRKYAYMGGVQGTLKADDELTYTFTGSGIDLIAEKNEGSGKIAVSIDDSAPVIIDLYEKVQLDSISVYSNHNLSAGKHTIKVVNLENKNLFVDGFRVSMFEGQEIYDGTLQSLELTNVPSVVFNKNNINYQAIIPSDVDVITITPTLTDANGTLDINGLPYRSGERLTFNIPTGKSKILIRSTASDGETSRLYTLNFLKGNINQPITNIARSYSAITATADRGVSSGYGVANMVDGSYGSMFASISGYTNTVPFPHEINLTWNQQKTFNTIVMATPSGLLQGITDIDVEATSDGTNWTTIAKRVPIEWSSSTDDNKMEYTYANIPTVTDALKLRLRVNDANNTYWGIYALYELELYKLPDNGEIHPTADGTLSNLTIPNVPSFTFDNSTTTYSVMIPNDVNAIEITPTLSDGAGTLQINGKTVANNTAQTFDIPIGKSVIHIRSTASDGTTTKLYTLNFIKGNEDGLGINIASSYSEITATAARDESTGYGVSKMVDGIFYTMFASASGYVNNHPLPHEINLTWEQPQTFNTIVMATTSGLIQGITNINVEASTDGVNFETIAEGVPFQWKSNVDDGIMEYTFANIPAVKDATKLRILINDANYATWGMYAVYELELYNLAENGEIGENSNTITASAGDNGTISPKGVVEVNEGEDQTFTFQPNNGYEVDEVLVDGTAVTVTENVYTVTNITGDHTINVTFKQKMTGGENSNTITASAGDNGTISPNGAVVVNEGEDQTFTFHPNNGYEVDEVSLDGTAVTVTENVYTVTNITADHIINVTFKKTVTGGENTKTITSSAGENGAISPNGAVVVNEGEDQTFTFHPNDGYEIGKVLVDGNAVTVTGNVYTVANITADHTINVTFKQTVTGGESSNPPTGGGYSGIPTIGGPVNGNTDIHTLVVKSEDLTTPASDGVVRIVAKDKEKIVLPANAAELLGQHPLVIQTGPFSLEVPAELLKQLSDKWSAEDQRNSIIELIMTPLTESDANNLLAIKQSSANAQIKISGHVINFSLSIVGKDGKVTSLNSFDKPITIRFKAESSFNPKLTGIYYLADNGTLEYVRGMFINGEWVADIHHFSKYAVLEFKKLFTDVKTTHWAANDIEQLAAKQFIEGTSAAMFEPERSITRAEFTTMLVKVLNLSSVGESIFTDVSKDAWYEEAVSIAVKAGIIKGTSNTTFNPDVRITREEMVTMMMRAYVILNDVKLNENTASSFTDESTVATWALESVRAAAALHLINGREANKFVPSGITSRAEAAAMLNRVIQ; this is encoded by the coding sequence ATGTTCAAACGAGCAATGTATACAAGTATCTGTTTCATGATTCTAGTAAGTACATTTTTCCAAGGTAATGCACCTAGTGTCCATGCTGACAGTAACAACCTGGACGTGTGGGTGGAAAATGCATTAAAAGCCGTATATAGGACCAGCACGATTCCCGCAAATGCTGGAACCACCATTGATCTTGTTTCAGCCAAAAACGAATACGAAAGTGAGCAAATTGTTGTAAGAGGCGCAAGCGATTTTGAGATTACGGGAATTGAATTTTCCGATCTAGAATCACCTGGCAATACGATCTCAAACAGCAACTTAAGCTATCATTTTGAAGAATACGTGCTTGAGGATACCGTGAAACCCAATCAATACCGACCGGATTTGGTAGGCACGGAAATCTACCCCTTATCCGAAATTCCCGACCCGCTTTCGAACGATACCTCTATAAATGTGGCGGCAAACTCAACTCAGCCCATCTTAATAACGAATTATGTCCCAGCCGATGCTGTTCCTGGCTTCTATAACGGTATAGTTACGGTGAAAACGACTTTGGGCGATTATCAAGTACCTAATAACGTTGAAGTAGCTAACGCTGAAATCCCTCAAACCTCTGAAGCTAATTTCGTTAATTATCAATGGTCGATGACGAATGGTTTTATGATTGGAGGTAATCCACCTGAGATTGTAGATGATCCTTTAACTCAGTCTAGTTATGACGTTGGCGAGAACTATTATGGAGTGGAGACGTATAGCGATAAGTGGTTTGAGCTTATGGATAATTTCGCCAAGACAATGACCGATTATCGCCAGAATATGATTTGGGTTCGTACAGACTTATTATTAAACGAAAAGGGTACTAAAATGGTATCTTTTAAAGACGGGATACCGGAAAATATCGACTGGTCTTTGTTCGATCGATATGTTCAAACCTTTATGGATAGAGGAATTACTCATTTTGCGAACATTCACTTGATCCATGCGTTAGAACAAATGCCACAAAGTGAGAGACCAAACAATAATAATCCACAAGATCCGTGGAAAACGTCAGTACCTGAATTCGATTCACTACCTGTTACAGACGCTTATCTTACGAACTACTTGACAGCATTGCACGATCATTTAGAGGAAAAAGGTTGGCTTAATGGTTTCACTTGGTATCAGCATACTAAGGACGAACCGAATGGAGCTAGCATTACAAACTATATGACGTATATTGCTAGAAAAATAAAAGAGATCGTTCCGGATTTCAAGACTTTGGATGCTGATGCGGGCGGTACTCTAATGAACGAAACCATCAAACCCTATGTGGATGTGTGGGTCCCGTTAACACCGGTTTTCCAGGACAAGAAAAATCTCTATAAAGCGGAGCAGGCGGCAGGCAAAGACTTATGGGTGTATACTTGCGATGCCAATCCGGCTCCGTGGTTGAACAGATTCTGGACGCAGCCCATATTGACTGGCAGACTGTTATTCTGGAATCTTAGTCAGGAAGGTGTACAAGGACACTTACATTGGGGATGGAACGTATGGTACGTCCCACATTATGGCGATTCTACGATCGTATATCCGGATAAGGAACATATGACAGTTAAGAGCTCACTTCGTTACGAGGCCCAAAGAGACGGACTTGAGGAATACGAATTGATGCACCAGCTCAAGCAAACCAATCCAGGACTTGCTAAACGTATAGCCGACAGCGCGGTTAACCCTTCTGATCCGAGAAAATATACCCTTGATCCTAAATATATCAGCAAGCTTCATGATTATCTGGTTAAAGCAGCAGCCGGAGAAACTATGGGTGATATTCCTGTGCCAAGTAGTCCCTACGATGGGCAGGATGTACCCATGACCTATATGACCGATAACGCGACTGGGGAGATCATATTTGGCGGTGAATGGTTTGCAAAAAGCCGGAAGTATGCTTATATGGGCGGTGTTCAAGGCACGTTAAAAGCAGATGATGAATTGACCTATACTTTTACAGGATCCGGTATCGATCTTATTGCTGAGAAAAATGAAGGCTCCGGCAAAATCGCTGTATCCATCGACGATTCTGCTCCGGTGATTATAGACCTATATGAGAAAGTTCAACTCGATTCGATATCGGTCTACAGCAATCATAATCTGTCAGCAGGCAAGCATACGATCAAGGTAGTGAACCTGGAGAACAAAAACTTATTCGTTGACGGCTTCAGAGTAAGCATGTTTGAAGGACAGGAGATCTATGACGGAACGCTGCAAAGTTTGGAACTGACTAACGTGCCTTCGGTTGTTTTTAATAAGAACAATATCAATTACCAGGCCATTATTCCGAGCGACGTAGATGTGATAACGATTACGCCAACACTTACGGATGCAAATGGCACCCTTGATATCAACGGGTTACCTTATCGAAGCGGTGAGAGGCTTACATTCAACATCCCTACAGGCAAAAGTAAGATCCTTATTCGCTCTACCGCAAGTGATGGGGAAACCTCGAGACTTTATACGTTGAACTTTCTCAAAGGCAATATAAATCAACCGATCACCAATATTGCGAGAAGTTATTCAGCAATTACAGCAACAGCTGACAGGGGAGTCAGTAGTGGCTATGGTGTGGCTAATATGGTTGACGGCAGTTACGGTTCCATGTTCGCTAGCATTAGCGGGTATACGAACACCGTTCCGTTCCCACATGAGATCAATCTGACTTGGAATCAACAGAAGACCTTTAATACGATTGTCATGGCCACGCCATCAGGGTTATTACAGGGGATAACAGATATTGATGTTGAGGCTACTTCAGATGGAACGAATTGGACCACCATTGCCAAGAGGGTTCCGATTGAATGGTCAAGCAGCACAGACGATAACAAAATGGAATACACATATGCGAATATCCCTACCGTTACTGACGCGCTGAAGCTGAGGTTACGGGTCAATGATGCTAACAATACGTATTGGGGCATATACGCTTTATATGAGCTTGAGCTTTATAAACTTCCAGACAACGGTGAGATTCACCCTACAGCAGACGGAACGCTTAGTAATTTAACCATCCCTAATGTTCCTTCTTTTACGTTTGACAATAGTACGACGACATACTCCGTAATGATCCCGAATGATGTAAACGCCATCGAGATTACGCCAACACTTTCGGACGGAGCGGGTACCTTGCAGATCAACGGAAAGACTGTAGCCAATAACACAGCACAGACTTTTGACATTCCAATTGGGAAAAGCGTAATTCATATCAGATCTACTGCAAGCGACGGGACCACAACAAAGCTCTACACATTGAATTTTATCAAAGGAAATGAGGATGGGCTAGGCATCAATATTGCTAGTAGCTATTCTGAAATTACAGCAACAGCTGCCAGAGATGAAAGTACCGGCTATGGTGTTTCGAAAATGGTTGACGGTATTTTCTATACAATGTTTGCTAGTGCTAGTGGGTATGTAAACAACCATCCGCTCCCACATGAAATCAACCTTACTTGGGAACAACCTCAAACCTTTAACACGATTGTCATGGCCACAACGTCTGGACTAATTCAGGGAATTACTAATATTAATGTTGAGGCTTCTACTGACGGAGTAAACTTTGAAACCATAGCAGAAGGGGTGCCGTTCCAATGGAAAAGCAACGTAGATGACGGCATAATGGAGTACACTTTTGCAAATATTCCTGCAGTTAAAGATGCAACGAAGCTGAGAATTCTGATCAACGATGCGAACTATGCGACATGGGGCATGTATGCTGTGTATGAGCTTGAGCTCTATAATCTCGCAGAGAACGGAGAAATTGGTGAGAACAGTAATACGATTACGGCTAGCGCGGGGGACAACGGAACAATTAGCCCGAAAGGCGTGGTTGAAGTCAATGAGGGTGAAGATCAAACCTTCACATTCCAACCGAACAATGGATACGAAGTCGATGAGGTGTTGGTAGACGGTACCGCTGTGACGGTGACCGAAAACGTGTATACGGTTACTAACATAACTGGTGACCATACGATTAATGTTACGTTCAAGCAAAAGATGACAGGTGGCGAGAACAGCAACACAATCACGGCGAGCGCGGGGGACAACGGAACGATCAGTCCGAACGGCGCCGTAGTAGTTAATGAGGGTGAAGATCAAACCTTTACATTCCATCCGAACAATGGATACGAGGTCGATGAGGTGTCGTTAGACGGTACCGCCGTGACGGTGACTGAAAATGTGTACACGGTTACTAACATAACTGCCGATCATATAATCAATGTTACATTTAAGAAAACGGTGACAGGTGGCGAGAACACTAAGACGATTACTTCTAGCGCGGGGGAAAATGGAGCGATCAGTCCGAACGGCGCGGTTGTAGTTAATGAGGGTGAAGATCAAACCTTTACATTCCATCCGAACGATGGATACGAAATCGGCAAGGTGTTGGTAGATGGTAACGCCGTGACAGTGACCGGAAACGTATATACGGTTGCTAACATAACTGCCGACCATACGATCAATGTTACGTTCAAGCAAACGGTGACAGGTGGCGAGAGTAGTAACCCTCCGACGGGTGGTGGGTATAGCGGTATCCCTACAATCGGTGGTCCAGTCAATGGGAATACCGATATTCATACACTTGTAGTGAAATCGGAAGACCTAACTACTCCAGCCTCCGACGGAGTCGTGAGGATCGTTGCCAAAGATAAGGAGAAAATTGTACTTCCTGCCAATGCAGCCGAACTACTTGGACAACATCCATTAGTCATTCAAACGGGTCCATTCTCGTTAGAGGTGCCCGCTGAATTACTTAAACAGCTCTCGGATAAATGGTCCGCAGAAGATCAAAGAAACAGTATTATTGAGTTGATCATGACTCCCTTAACCGAATCCGATGCTAACAACCTACTTGCGATAAAGCAGTCTTCCGCGAATGCACAAATTAAAATTTCCGGTCATGTGATCAATTTTAGTCTATCCATTGTCGGGAAGGATGGTAAAGTAACAAGCTTGAACAGCTTCGATAAACCGATAACGATTCGATTCAAAGCGGAATCTTCCTTTAATCCGAAGTTGACTGGGATTTATTATTTGGCAGACAACGGTACGCTGGAGTATGTGCGTGGCATGTTTATTAACGGAGAATGGGTGGCAGATATTCACCATTTCAGCAAATATGCGGTGCTCGAATTCAAGAAATTATTTACCGATGTTAAGACCACTCACTGGGCGGCCAATGACATCGAACAGCTAGCGGCGAAGCAATTTATTGAAGGCACTAGTGCAGCCATGTTCGAACCAGAGCGTTCTATAACGCGGGCCGAATTTACGACGATGCTTGTCAAAGTGTTGAACCTGAGTTCAGTTGGCGAATCGATATTCACGGATGTATCGAAGGATGCCTGGTACGAGGAAGCTGTCTCCATAGCGGTCAAAGCAGGCATTATTAAAGGAACTAGCAACACGACTTTCAATCCTGATGTTAGAATCACACGCGAAGAAATGGTCACGATGATGATGCGGGCGTATGTTATCTTGAATGATGTCAAGTTGAATGAAAATACGGCTTCTTCCTTTACTGACGAATCTACTGTGGCAACCTGGGCGCTTGAGTCCGTAAGAGCGGCGGCAGCACTTCATTTGATTAATGGTCGAGAAGCAAATAAATTCGTTCCGAGCGGGATCACTTCCCGCGCAGAAGCAGCAGCTATGCTCAATAGAGTAATACAGTAA
- a CDS encoding alpha-L-fucosidase produces the protein MNDMEIKELQQEDAPELIEGVHGYSSETNWVKPENPITLERLEWFKDQKLALMMHWGPYSQIEAESWILSDEDGDWARKDVDWTSDYLEMKREYFGLNRTFNPFRFQPEIWADIAVEGGFKYLIFTTKHHDGYCMWDTHTTNYRITGSETPFHAHRYADVCKHVFDAFRSKGLAIAAYFSKADWQSPYYWAPGMERGRNTWRGPSYSPEEYPWLWEQFVAFTHEQIMELMSRYGRIDILWLDAGWVKESEQVKQDIRLGEVVERARQTQPWLLSADRTVGGPYENYVTPEQTIPERPLNVPWESCITIGTQWAFKYDDQYKSGRELVRILMEVVSKGGNLALNVGPQPDGRLPTGAVKSIKELGEWMKVYGEAVYGTRVCEPYFSGSCAFTSKGDTVYCTYMYESANEAVSKLVHIPYQEPVSSIELVGSDVLLQVERTPEGVSITLPDSELIGQAPIAYVFRMQKGEEAK, from the coding sequence ATGAACGATATGGAAATCAAGGAGCTTCAGCAAGAAGATGCGCCGGAACTGATAGAAGGCGTCCACGGTTACAGCAGCGAGACGAATTGGGTGAAACCGGAAAATCCAATTACGCTGGAAAGATTAGAATGGTTCAAGGATCAGAAATTGGCCCTAATGATGCATTGGGGACCTTATTCGCAGATCGAGGCCGAGTCCTGGATTCTCAGCGACGAAGACGGTGATTGGGCTCGTAAAGATGTCGACTGGACGAGCGACTACTTAGAGATGAAGCGTGAATATTTTGGACTCAACCGCACGTTTAATCCTTTTCGCTTTCAGCCTGAGATCTGGGCAGATATCGCTGTCGAAGGCGGGTTCAAATATTTGATTTTTACGACAAAACATCATGATGGATATTGCATGTGGGACACACATACGACGAATTACCGAATAACTGGCTCCGAAACTCCGTTTCATGCGCATCGCTATGCCGACGTTTGTAAGCATGTGTTTGACGCTTTCCGCAGCAAGGGGCTTGCGATCGCCGCATATTTCTCGAAGGCCGATTGGCAATCGCCGTATTACTGGGCACCAGGAATGGAGCGGGGCAGAAATACATGGAGAGGACCTTCTTACTCCCCCGAGGAATATCCGTGGCTGTGGGAGCAATTCGTCGCTTTCACCCATGAGCAAATCATGGAGCTGATGAGCCGTTACGGCCGGATCGATATTTTGTGGCTGGATGCGGGCTGGGTAAAAGAAAGTGAACAGGTAAAGCAGGACATTCGGTTGGGCGAGGTCGTTGAGCGCGCCCGTCAAACGCAGCCGTGGCTGCTATCCGCGGACCGTACAGTTGGAGGGCCTTACGAAAATTACGTAACGCCGGAGCAAACGATTCCGGAACGTCCGCTGAATGTACCGTGGGAAAGCTGCATTACGATCGGCACACAGTGGGCTTTTAAATACGATGACCAGTATAAATCGGGGAGAGAGCTCGTTCGTATTCTGATGGAAGTCGTATCAAAAGGCGGCAATTTAGCGCTTAACGTAGGTCCTCAGCCTGACGGACGATTGCCGACTGGTGCGGTCAAGAGCATCAAGGAGTTGGGCGAATGGATGAAGGTTTACGGAGAAGCGGTATACGGTACACGCGTGTGCGAACCGTATTTTTCTGGTTCCTGTGCGTTCACCTCGAAAGGAGATACCGTATACTGCACGTACATGTATGAAAGCGCAAATGAAGCTGTCTCCAAGCTCGTTCATATTCCTTATCAGGAACCCGTTTCAAGCATCGAGCTTGTCGGAAGCGACGTTTTGCTGCAGGTTGAGCGTACGCCGGAAGGAGTCTCGATCACTCTTCCGGACTCTGAACTGATCGGACAGGCGCCGATCGCCTATGTTTTCCGGATGCAGAAGGGCGAGGAGGCAAAGTGA
- the pnuC gene encoding nicotinamide riboside transporter PnuC, with translation MKVEKTWGGWNLFEIVWLVLFTSIAVAFTVISKDSLFGFTVFITGVLCVVLAAKGNLMSYVFGMYNTIGYAYLAYINGLFGEVMLNLLFFVPMNVVGFYMWKNNRQDGKLSMRQMNLKWLFLVGVVCVIGCLLLGIGLSFIPGQNSPYIDAITTVLSIVATFLMVRRFKEQWLVYIVLNMFTVLLWVIRMLEGSGEGLLMIVMWSAYLVNAAYGYYNWNKGAKEVSA, from the coding sequence ATGAAAGTGGAAAAAACATGGGGTGGCTGGAATCTGTTTGAAATCGTCTGGCTAGTTTTGTTTACCTCTATTGCTGTTGCGTTTACGGTTATTTCTAAAGATTCCTTATTCGGTTTTACGGTCTTTATCACCGGGGTGCTGTGTGTGGTGCTCGCGGCGAAAGGAAACCTGATGAGTTATGTTTTCGGAATGTACAATACCATTGGTTACGCGTACTTGGCTTACATTAACGGTTTGTTTGGAGAGGTCATGCTGAATTTGTTATTCTTTGTTCCTATGAATGTCGTTGGCTTCTATATGTGGAAAAACAACCGCCAAGACGGCAAACTATCCATGCGACAGATGAATCTTAAGTGGCTGTTCCTTGTCGGAGTGGTCTGCGTAATAGGCTGCCTGCTACTGGGGATCGGGCTATCGTTCATCCCAGGGCAGAACTCGCCTTATATCGATGCTATTACGACGGTATTATCCATCGTGGCTACCTTTTTAATGGTCAGAAGATTCAAGGAACAATGGCTGGTCTATATTGTTTTGAATATGTTTACGGTGCTGTTGTGGGTAATTCGAATGCTGGAAGGCAGTGGCGAGGGTTTGCTGATGATCGTCATGTGGAGTGCTTATCTGGTTAACGCGGCATACGGCTATTACAATTGGAATAAAGGGGCTAAGGAGGTGTCGGCATGA
- a CDS encoding AAA family ATPase — translation MKTLGLTLGKFAPLHKGHQFMIETALQEVDELIVVIYETTVSPIPLHIRANWIRKLYPTVRVIEAWDGPDGYSNDREHEIREEQYILGLLKGEQVTHFYSSEFYGVHMSVALGAANRRVDEARERVPISATMVRADPYKYREFVSDVVYRDLITKVVFVGAMSTGKSTITEALARRYRTTFASEYGRDYWTEHQVDRRISIEAFDEIALGHIEREEQALLEANRYLFVDTNAITTYMFALDYHGRAPECLARIALENAQRYDLFFLCDDDIAYEDTWDRSGDQKRHIFHKQIIADLKERRIPYITLRGNLEERMHKVSEVLAKFEPYRNFFGALHG, via the coding sequence ATGAAGACGCTTGGATTAACGCTGGGGAAGTTTGCCCCGTTGCATAAAGGACATCAATTCATGATCGAGACGGCGTTGCAAGAGGTCGACGAATTGATTGTGGTAATCTACGAAACGACGGTGTCCCCAATTCCGCTTCATATCCGAGCGAACTGGATCCGCAAGCTCTATCCGACGGTCCGGGTAATCGAAGCTTGGGACGGTCCAGACGGGTATTCGAATGATCGGGAGCATGAGATTCGAGAGGAGCAGTATATTCTGGGGCTGCTGAAGGGCGAGCAAGTGACGCATTTTTACTCCAGTGAGTTTTACGGCGTGCATATGAGTGTCGCTTTAGGCGCGGCGAACCGGCGGGTGGATGAAGCACGTGAGCGGGTGCCGATTTCGGCCACGATGGTACGTGCCGACCCTTATAAATACCGCGAATTTGTAAGTGATGTTGTGTATAGGGATTTAATCACGAAAGTGGTTTTTGTGGGAGCAATGTCGACTGGAAAATCTACAATCACCGAAGCGCTGGCGCGGCGATATCGCACAACCTTTGCGAGCGAATATGGGCGTGATTACTGGACCGAGCATCAAGTAGATCGTAGAATCAGCATTGAAGCGTTCGATGAGATCGCTTTGGGCCATATCGAACGTGAGGAGCAGGCGCTTCTGGAAGCTAACCGTTATCTCTTTGTCGATACCAATGCCATTACCACATATATGTTTGCCTTGGATTACCACGGTCGGGCTCCTGAGTGCTTAGCTCGGATCGCATTAGAAAACGCGCAGCGTTACGATCTATTTTTCCTATGTGACGATGATATTGCTTACGAGGATACATGGGACCGTAGCGGGGATCAGAAGCGGCATATTTTTCATAAGCAAATTATTGCGGATTTGAAAGAGCGGCGGATTCCCTATATCACGTTGCGAGGAAACCTGGAGGAACGAATGCACAAAGTAAGCGAGGTCTTGGCAAAGTTCGAGCCCTACCGGAACTTTTTTGGAGCGTTGCATGGCTAG